The Haloarcula sp. CBA1127 genomic interval CGGCGAGTGGTCGCTGCTCGACGCCGGCAATGCCTGGACCGACGTGCCGACGAGTCTCTGGCCGCTACACGATGTCTGGGTGGAGGACGACCGGGCCTACCTGGCGTACTGGGACGGCGGAACGTGGATCGTCGACGTGTCGGACTCGAGCGACATCTCGCTCGTGTCGCGGGTCCGCGGGCGCTCTCCCGAGGACCTCGCCGCCATCGAGGACCCCGGGACCGAGCGGAGCGAACCGCCGGGCAACGACCACTTCGTGACGGTCAATGAGAACGGGTCGCTGCTGGGCGTCGGCGGCGAATCGTGGGACCTCGCGGACGACGACAGCGGCGGCCCCAGCGGCATCGACCTGTACGACATCAGCGACCCGGCCGACGCCGAACTGCTGTCGACGCTCGACCCGCCGCCGACCTCGGACCCGTCGCCGGGGGGTATCCTCACGACGGCACACAACTTCGAACTCACCGACAACCGCTGTTACTCCGCGTGGTACAACGGTGGTGTCCGTGTCCACGACCTGACGGACCCGACCGCACCCGAACTCGCGTTTGAATGGCGCGACACCGAAGCGACCTCGTTCTGGACCGCCCAGCGCGCAGCCGGCTGTTTCGTCGCCGGGAGCACGAACGCGAGCCAGGGAACGGAGGTCCAGCCCGGGCTGTACACGTTTCCTGACCCGCAGATTCGGACACCAACGCCCACGGACGACGAGGCGGGCAACGCTACCGACGCTGACGACACCTCTCTCGGCGTCGGTGGTCCCGGCTTCGGCGTCGGGTCTGCGGTCGCGGCGGTCGGGCTGGCAGCGTGGCGTGCTCGCCGTCGGCGCGACTGACGCTGCGCCGCGTGACCGACATTACTCACTCTAGCGCGCTCTTGACGGCGGCGGCGACGCTCCGTGCGCGCTCGGCCAGCGGCTCGGAGATGTGGCCGCGCTCGACGGCCGCGTCGAGCTCGTCGTCGTCGACCCGCTCGACGGTGCCGTCGGCGTGTTTCACCACGTCGACGTGGAGG includes:
- a CDS encoding LVIVD repeat-containing protein, producing MRRRTVLQRLALTGTGVGLATGTTHGHPTPTGDGTAVPAASDTPTGGDPLGVLEMEAVYEVVTSPDGHTAYVATGDGIALVDLVTPTNPRLLSRRTDLLAESDDGPIQRVQDLAVSGSRLLAAGPAHPADGAHGLVVFDVSNRQAPEQVAGLELDTRIHNCHFDGRYAYLTANDRDGNPLLVVDVEAEEEVGEWSLLDAGNAWTDVPTSLWPLHDVWVEDDRAYLAYWDGGTWIVDVSDSSDISLVSRVRGRSPEDLAAIEDPGTERSEPPGNDHFVTVNENGSLLGVGGESWDLADDDSGGPSGIDLYDISDPADAELLSTLDPPPTSDPSPGGILTTAHNFELTDNRCYSAWYNGGVRVHDLTDPTAPELAFEWRDTEATSFWTAQRAAGCFVAGSTNASQGTEVQPGLYTFPDPQIRTPTPTDDEAGNATDADDTSLGVGGPGFGVGSAVAAVGLAAWRARRRRD